DNA from Candidatus Paceibacterota bacterium:
GAAATTCTCTTTTTTGAGAACCGGCAGAAACCTGCACGGCTTCATAACCGTCTTTTTCCTTTGTTTTAACGCAAGTTATTTTGTTTGGTTCGGCAACAACCAAAGTCGCCGGATAAACATTTCCGTCTTCGTCAAACATCTGCGTCATCTTTTCTTTTTTGGCTAAAATGAATTTCATAAAATTTTTTGATTGGGATTACGGATTTGGATTTCAAGGACTCTGAAGGCAAAAAAACTGAAAGACAAGTCCGTAATTCCAAGCTGCTTCGCCAGTATAGCAAAATCCCGCCCCGCTGCAAGCCTCGCTAAAGCTGCGGCGAAGCGGGCAAGCGGGGCGGGATTTTGAAAAATTATACAGTCTTTACTTCAATATCCACGCCCGCGGGCAAATTCAAACTTGTAAGCGCGTCTATTGTTTTCGGATTTGGGTTCAGTATGTCCAAAAGGCGTTTATGCACTCTTATTTCAAACTGCTCCCGCGCATCTTTGTGGACAAACGTCGAACGATTCACGGTATATTTTTTAATTTCCGTGGGAAGAGGCACCGGTCCGACAAATTCAATGCCGGCCCTTTGTATCGTTTCGACAATCTGCTTAATGCTATTGTCCAAAACTTTATGATCATACGCCCGAACGCGTATTCTCAATTTCATGGAATCGGGCGCTTCTTTCTTTATTTTGGGAGTTTTTGTCTTCATTTCTGTTTCGCGGGTTTTGTTTGAAAAGAGCTTGAATCAGGTACGCAGTTTCAAAACTATTTTATAATCTTCGTAACAGCTCCTGCGCCGACAGTCTTTCCGCCTTCTCTTATTGCGAATCTTTGCTTTTCTTCCAATGCTACGGAAGAAATAAGTTTTATCTTGAATTTCATCGTGTCTCCGGGCATAACCATTTCAGTGCCTTCCGGCAATGTAACTTCACCGGTGACATCGGTTGTTCTTATATAGAACTGCGGTTTGTAGCCGGCGAAAAACGGAGTATGCCTACCGCCTTCCTCTTTCGTGAGTATATAAACTTCGGCTTCAAATTCAGAGTGAGGAGTAATAGAGCCCGTTTTTGCCAAAACTTGTCCGCGTTCAACATCTTCTTTTTTAAGTCCTCTCAAAAGAATGCCGGCGTTATCGCCGCACATCCCTTCGTCAAGAGATTTATTGAACATTTCAATTCCGGTAACGGTGGTTTTTATCGTAGGCTTAAGCCCGACAATTTCCACTTCATCGGTAAGTTTGATTTTTCCTCTTTCAATCCTTCCCGTAACAACAGTGCCGCGTCCTTCAATTGAGAACACGTCTTCAACGGGCATAAGGAAAGGCTTTTCAACATCGCGAATCGGTTCCGGAATATAATCGTCAAGAGCTTTGGTCAATTCCGCCATAGGCTTTAACGCATCATCTTCCGCGGATTTCGCTTCAAGAGCTTTAAGGGCAGAACCTCTTATGACAGGCGTTTCGCCTCCGGGGAAATTGTATTTTTTGAGCAAATCCCTTATTTCCTCTTCAACCAAATCAACAAGCTCCGGATCATCAACCTGGTCAACTTTGTTTAAGAAAACTATTATTCTGGGAACTCCTACCTGATAAGCCAAAAGAATGTGCTCTCTTGTCTGAGGCATGGCTCCGTCCGAAGCCGCCACAACCAAAATTGCTCCATCCATCTGCGCGGCTCCCGTTATCATGTTTTTGATAAAATCGGAGTGTCCCGGGCAGTCAATGTGCGCGTAATGCCTCTTATCCGTTTCGTATTCCGAGTGATGAAGAGCGATAGTAATTCCGCGCGTTCTTTCTTCCGGCGCGTTGTCTATCTGGTCGATTGTCTCAACCTTCACTTTCTTTCCGGCAAGGCTTAAATAATGAAGAAGAGCCGCTGTTAAAGTGGTCTTTCCATGGTCAACGTGGCCGATTGTGCCGACGTTCACATGAGGTTTTGAGCGTTCAAATTTTTCCGCCATAATTTTTAAATCTTTTTGTTTTTAATGCTTATAATTTTTTTAAAATTTTTGACCCTAAAAATATGCTAAAACAAAATGTCCCAAAAGACAATACATAAATAATACAGAAAAAACAAAACCGGTCAATACTACAAGGGCAATTCTTCAATTTCCGCCTCAAAGTCCAGGGAATCGTCAAAGGCGCGTTCAGAAAACAAATCAGTCTCGTTTTTTTCTTTGTTATCAGATAAATCCTCCAGTTCCTCCATGTTTCTAAAAAAGCTTTAATCTTTATTTTTTACCTTCTTTTATCAGCCCTGCTATATTTTCCGGAACTCTCTCATAACAATTAAACTCCATCGTAAAACTCGCCCTCCCTTCGGTAAGAGAACGCAAAGTCGTGACATAACCGAACATTTCCGAAAGCGGAACTTTCGCGTCTATCACTTTCAAATTGAGCCTGTCGCTCATATTTTCAATTTGACCGCGGCGCGAATTCAAGCTTCCGGTAACATCTCCGAAAAATTTCTCGGGAGTCACGACTTCAACCTTCATTATCGGCTCAAGAATTATCGGCTTGGCGCGCCTTACGGCTTCTTGCAAAGCCATTGACCCGGCTATTTTGAAAGCCGCTTCCGAGGAATCAACTTCGTGATAAGACCCGTCATAAAGCTCCGCGGACATGTCGACGAGAGGAAAACCGGCAATAACGCCTTTTTCCATGGCTTCTTTCATTCCTTTCTCAACCGCCGGAATAAATTCCTGCGGGATAACGCCTCCTTTTATGGAGTTTATAAATTCAAATCCTTTGCCTCTTTCTCTCGCCGCCACTCTTATTCTTACATGGCCGTATTGTCCCCGTCCGCCGGACTGCCTGATGTATTTTCCTTCAGCCTCGGCTTCGTTCATAATTGTTTCTTTATAAGCGACTTGCGGCCGACCCACATTGGCGTCAACTTTAAATTCTCTGCGCATTCTCTCAACCAAAACTTCAAGATGAAGTTCTCCCATGCCGGAAATAATCGTTTCAAGCGTTTCTTCGTCGGTTTTTATTTTAAAAGTAGGATCTTCTTCGGAAAGTCTGTGCAGCGCCATGCTCATTTTTTCCTGATCGGCTTTAGTCTTTGGCTCTATTCTCATGGAAACCACGGCTTCCGGCGAAGTAATTCCTTCAAGAATAATGGGGTCGCTCTCATTGCAAAGAGTGTCTCCTGTTTTTGTTTCTTTGAGTCCGACAATGGCTCCGATATCGCCGGCGTAAAGTTCTTTTACTTCTTCCCTGTGTTTAGCGTGCATGCGAAGAACTCGCCCGATTCTTTCATTTTTCCCTGTCCTTACGTTCATAACATAGGAACCGGAAGTAAGAACGCCCGAATACACCCTGACGAAAGTCAGCTGTCCGACGTAAGGGTCTGTCTGCAATTTGAAAGCCAAAACGGTGAGGGGAGCCTCGTCCGATATCTCACGAATAATTTCTTCTCCAGTTTTTACGCTTGTCCCTTTTACCGGAGGCGTCTCCTTTGGATTCGGAAGAAAATCAACAACCGCGTCCAAAACCAATTGCACTCCTTTGTTTTTCAAAGCCGAACCGCAATAAACAGGAACAAGTTTATAGGAAATGCACGCGCTTCTCATAGCGCGTCTTATTTCTTCTTCCGATATTTCTTTTCCTTCAAGATATTTTTCGGTAAGGGCATCGTCGGTTTCGCTCACTTTTTCAAGAAGAACAGCGCGATATTTTTCCGCTTCGCTTTTTAATTCATCGGGGATTTCCTCCACCTTAAGATTTTCTCCGTGCGCCCCTTCAAAATAAACCGCCTTCATGCGCATCAAATCAATAACTCCCTTAAGCTCCGATTCAAGACCGATAGGAATAGTCATAGCGACGGCATTGGGCGTAAGCCTCTCGTAAATTGACCCCAGGCTTTTTTCAAAATTGGCGCCCATCCTGTCCATTTTATTTATGAAACACAATCTGGGAACATGATGCCTGTCGGCTTGTCTCCACACGGTTTCAGACTGCGATTCCACTCCGGCAACTCCGTCAAAAACAACGACTGCTCCGTCAAGTACTCTTAAAGAACGCTCCACCTCAACGGTAAAATCAACGTGTCCGGGTGTATCTATTATATTTATGCGATATTCATTTTCTCCGTTTTTGGTTTGGTCGGATAAATAAGTCGGTTTCCAAAAACAAGTCGTGGCCGCCGAAGTAATGGTTATACCTCTTTCTCTTTCCTGGTCCATCCAATCCATTACCGCTTCCCCTTCGTGAACTTCTCCTATTTTATGGGAAACTCCAGTATAAAAAAGAACCCGTTCCGAAACGGTTGTTTTTCCTGCGTCAATGTGGGCGATAATGCCGATATCGCGCGTCCGGTCTAAAGGATAAGGTCTCATAAAATGCAAAAATAAAAACTTTAAATAAATTTATTTAGATGAACGAGAATTCTACCAGGCAAAATGGGCAAAAGCCTTGTTCGCTTCAGCCATCTTGTGGGTGTTTTCCCTCTTTTTTATGGCTTCTCCTTCATTTTTTGAAGCCATTATCATTTCTTCGGCAAGCTTCTCGGCCATAGGCTTTCCTTTTTTGCTTCCTGCCGCTCCTATAAGCCACCTCATTGCCAAACTCAACCCGCGATTTACCGAGACTTCGCGGGGAACCTGGTAGTTGGCGCCTCCAACTCTGCGCGAGCGCACTTCCAAAAGAGGAGTCGTGTTTTTAAGGGCAAGTTCAAAAATTTCCATAGGGTCTTTTTTGGTTTTCTTCCCTATTTCTTCAAGAGCTGAATAAACGATATTTCTTGCCACGGATTTTTTCCCGCTGTCCATTACGTAATTTATCATTTTTTCAACGGCCAAAGAGCCGTGTTTCGGATCCGGCTTGATAAAATGCTTCTTTTTTATCGCTCTTCTCATGCCAAAAATTAATGAATGTTATGATATAATTTTTATTCTTTCGCCTTTTGCTTCTTGGCTCCGTATTTTGACCTCTGCTGTTTTCTGCCTTCAACTCCGGCGGAATCAAGAACTCCGCGCACGATATGATATCGGACTCCGGGCAAATCTTTTACTCTGCCTCCGCGCAAAATCACGACGGAGTGTTCTTGAAGATTGTGCTTTTCTCCCGGGATATACGCCGTCACTTCCATGCCGTTTGACAATCGCACCCTGGCGATTTTCCGCAAGGCAGAGTTCGGCTTTTTCGGTGTCGTTGTCTTGACGCTTAGGCAAACTCCTCTTTTAAAAGAAGACGGATAAGACACGGGTTTGTTTTTGATAACATTAAACCCGCGCCGCAAAGCCACCGATTTTGATTTTTTAACCGGGCTTTTCCTCCCTCTTTTTACCAATTGATTTATGGTCGGCATAATAAAAAACAGATATCAAATCCAGAATAATGGAATTGTGAAATAATTCAAGAAAAATAAAGCCCACAAACGGGCTAATTCATATAGTATTACTTTATTTAAAAAAAGCAACCCTCTTTGGGAAGGCCGCTTGTCTTTCCATAAAATTCCGGCTAAAACGCCTGGTTAAAACCCTGTTCCAACCACCGAGCTAAACAAAAACTCTATAATCGGCAATATGGCGCCCGGGAAAAAAATTATAAACGCCAAAACAAGAAAAAAACCGAATTTTTCAAGGAATTCCTGCATATTTGAAAGGCTCGCCGGTAAAACTGCGAAAAGAAGTTTTGAACCGTCAAGCGGAGGGATGGGAACAAGATTAAAAACCGCCAGGATTATGTTTATGAACACTATTGACGAAAGTATCTGAAAAAAAGAATAAGGCAAAAATCCCGCCCCGATTCCAAAGCGTAAAAAAAGGCCAAAAAACACTGCGACAAAAAGATTGGCAAAAGGTCCCGCAACTCCCACAATGGCAGAACCCCATCTTTGATTTTTCAAATTGTACGGGTTATACGGTACCGGTTTTGCCCAGCCTAAAATAAATCCTCCCGCGAAATAAGTCATAAGCGGCACCAAAAAAGAACCGAATAATTCCAGATGTTTTATCGGATTAAGAGTAAGCCGGCCCGCGTATTTGGCGGTCGGATCGCCCAAAAGATACGCCGAATATCCGTGGGAAAATTCGTGTACCACCACGGACATTATCAAAATCGCGATAGCGAACAAAAATTCAGCCCCTGCCATAATTCAATTATAAAGCACTTATCTTAAAATTTATACCGGCCAAATTTTAAAAACCCGAAAAATAAAACTTGCATTAACCGAAAAATACAATTATATTAACCAAATGGCAAAAGAATGTCCTATCTGCGGCAAAGGTTCCAAAATGGGAGGAAAAAGAAACCTGCTCCGCGGTAAATACAACCCGACAAAACAAACAAGAAAATATCCAAATCTTCAATGGGCGCTTTTTCCCGACGGCAAACGCCGGAAAATCTGCACCCGGTGCCTGAAAAAAGGATTACACCTCAAGGCGAAAAAAATAAAATAATTTTTTAGCCGCCTGTATCCTAAAAACCCTTTCAACGTTTAAACTCTCTAATGGATGTAATCTCTCATGGTCTTTGGGCCGCGGCGGCCGCCAAAGCCGCGAATAAAAAATTCAAAAAACCGCTCAAAATAAAATGGGTGGCGTTTTGAAATTTTATACCCGACATTTTCGCACAGAAAAAAGCAATCGAGGAAACAGCAAATTATCAATAATTATAAATTTTATTTGACGGAAACGATTCATGTTTCCTGTCTCTAACAGGATGAAAATCGCTATCAAAAATTTCAAAGAAAACCCTTCCGTGTCTTTGCGCAGGGCGGGCTATGTTTTTCTCGGAAACGAAAATAACGAAATGAGCTTTGTAAAACGCCTCGGAGGGGCCGACTATCCGCGTTTCCATATTTACGCTAAAGCCGAAGAAAATGCTTTAACTATAAATATACACCTGGACCAAAAACGCGGAACTTACGGCGCGGCGCGACACCACGGAGAATACGAAAACTCCGCCGAACTTTCGGCGGAAGCGGAGAGAATAAAAAATATTTTAATATAAAACTTTCTCTAAAAAAGAGAATAAACTCCGTATTTGAAATCTTCCTCGTCAATAAATTCTATCTTCTCGTTTAAGCATTCATGGAGGGAATTATCTAATTTTCCAAAAATACTGGAACATCTCAAAAGATTGTAAGCGACGAACGCGGCATAATAGATCACTTTCCTCCCTTCAAAAGTCCACATAAAAGCGTTTACGCCGTCAAAATCACGGCCCACAAAACTGCCGCCCATAAAATGCCTTCCGTAAAAATCTCTCAAGATACAATCGCCCCAACACATAATATCCCTTCCCGCGAAATCAAATCTTTCGTCTACGGCTCCGTTTTTAAAAACGCATAAAAACAAACTTTTGCATTCTATGTCCCTGATTTCGCTTTCATTCGGCTGAAATTCCAGCCGAATGTCGTTATCCGGATACCGAAGATCCTGATTTTCATCCACGTAATCTTCAAGCTCCCCGCTGTTTCTGATGATAATGTCCAATTCTGTTTTCATTTTCTTTTAAATGCCGTAAAACTAGACAAACTCCACCATTAAAAAAATTGAAATCACGGCAAGGATCAAACCGATAATTTCGGCAAACGCCAGATGCTCCTTAAAAATAAAAACGCTGACTAAGGCGCCGAGGACAAGAGCTCCCATGCTGAATATCACTCCGGCATCCAAAAATTCCATTTTTTTAAGAATCCAAAACCAGCCGTAAGCGGACACTCCCCATATTAAAGCGGCGGCTATTATCAAAATTGAGGAAGCGGGCTTTTGAGACAATGTGGCTTTTTTAAGCAAGATGTCTCCCAAAACAGTGGACGCGGTCAACACGGTCGCCACGAGAAAAATTATTATTTTAAGCATATTTTTATCTATTCGGGCTGCGGAGAATTGAACTCCGGTCATACCCACCCCAAGGGTACGTACTGCCGTTGTACTACAGCCCGCCAAAGGATTACCCGAGCCCGATTTTACTTTTTACTTCAGCGAGTTTTTTCTCGGCCAATGGTCTCACTTTTTCCGCGCCTTGTTTTAAAATTTCATCAATTTTTCCGGGTTCTGATGCCATCTTTTTATATCTTTCCTGAATCGGCGTTAATTTTTGGATAACAAGTTCCGCCAAATCTTTTTTGAATTCCGCGTATCCTTTGCCCCCGAATTTTTTCTCAATATTCTTCTTTTCCAAACCGCTAAACATTTCATAAATAGTAAGCAGATTGTAAATTCCCGGCCTGCCTTTATCAAAAACAATCTCTTTTCCCGAATCAGTCGCGGCTTTTGATATTTTTGAATTGATTTTGTCGGGCGAGTCCAAAAGATTTATCACATTCCCTTCTCCGTTTTCACTTTTACTCATTTTCTTTCCCGGATTTTGAAGCCCCATTATCCTATTGCCTGTTTTTCGTATCACGGCTTCGGGTAAAACAAAAGTTTCTCCATAAATTGAATTAAAGCGCTTGGCGATATCGCGCGCCAGCTCCACGTGCTGTTTCTGGTCTTCGCCAACCGGCACGGCTTCAGTACCATAAAGCAAAATGTCCGCGGCCATAAGCGCCGGATAATCAAAGAGCCCCACGCTTGAATTTTCCCTGCCTGCAGGCAGTCCGATTTTTGCTTTATGGGATTTCTCCTTAAACTGCGTCATCTTTTCCATCCAGCCCATCGGCGTAAAACAATTCAAAATCCATGCCAGTTCGGAATGCGCCGGAATACGCGATTGAACGAACAATGTTGATTTTTCCGCATCTATTCCGCATGCCAAAAGAAGTCCGGCAGTTTCCGTGATTTTTTCTTTGAGAATTTTAGGATCCTGTTTGACTGTTATCGCGTGCAAATCAACAACGCAGAAAATATTATCAAAATC
Protein-coding regions in this window:
- the rpsG gene encoding 30S ribosomal protein S7; amino-acid sequence: MRRAIKKKHFIKPDPKHGSLAVEKMINYVMDSGKKSVARNIVYSALEEIGKKTKKDPMEIFELALKNTTPLLEVRSRRVGGANYQVPREVSVNRGLSLAMRWLIGAAGSKKGKPMAEKLAEEMIMASKNEGEAIKKRENTHKMAEANKAFAHFAW
- the rpsJ gene encoding 30S ribosomal protein S10; amino-acid sequence: MKLRIRVRAYDHKVLDNSIKQIVETIQRAGIEFVGPVPLPTEIKKYTVNRSTFVHKDAREQFEIRVHKRLLDILNPNPKTIDALTSLNLPAGVDIEVKTV
- the tuf gene encoding elongation factor Tu, with translation MMAEKFERSKPHVNVGTIGHVDHGKTTLTAALLHYLSLAGKKVKVETIDQIDNAPEERTRGITIALHHSEYETDKRHYAHIDCPGHSDFIKNMITGAAQMDGAILVVAASDGAMPQTREHILLAYQVGVPRIIVFLNKVDQVDDPELVDLVEEEIRDLLKKYNFPGGETPVIRGSALKALEAKSAEDDALKPMAELTKALDDYIPEPIRDVEKPFLMPVEDVFSIEGRGTVVTGRIERGKIKLTDEVEIVGLKPTIKTTVTGIEMFNKSLDEGMCGDNAGILLRGLKKEDVERGQVLAKTGSITPHSEFEAEVYILTKEEGGRHTPFFAGYKPQFYIRTTDVTGEVTLPEGTEMVMPGDTMKFKIKLISSVALEEKQRFAIREGGKTVGAGAVTKIIK
- the trpS gene encoding tryptophan--tRNA ligase: MKKKVFSGIQPTGNIHIGNYLGAIKNWVDSQPDFDNIFCVVDLHAITVKQDPKILKEKITETAGLLLACGIDAEKSTLFVQSRIPAHSELAWILNCFTPMGWMEKMTQFKEKSHKAKIGLPAGRENSSVGLFDYPALMAADILLYGTEAVPVGEDQKQHVELARDIAKRFNSIYGETFVLPEAVIRKTGNRIMGLQNPGKKMSKSENGEGNVINLLDSPDKINSKISKAATDSGKEIVFDKGRPGIYNLLTIYEMFSGLEKKNIEKKFGGKGYAEFKKDLAELVIQKLTPIQERYKKMASEPGKIDEILKQGAEKVRPLAEKKLAEVKSKIGLG
- the rpsL gene encoding 30S ribosomal protein S12, with product MPTINQLVKRGRKSPVKKSKSVALRRGFNVIKNKPVSYPSSFKRGVCLSVKTTTPKKPNSALRKIARVRLSNGMEVTAYIPGEKHNLQEHSVVILRGGRVKDLPGVRYHIVRGVLDSAGVEGRKQQRSKYGAKKQKAKE
- a CDS encoding 50S ribosomal protein L28, whose protein sequence is MAKECPICGKGSKMGGKRNLLRGKYNPTKQTRKYPNLQWALFPDGKRRKICTRCLKKGLHLKAKKIK
- a CDS encoding site-2 protease family protein; the encoded protein is MAGAEFLFAIAILIMSVVVHEFSHGYSAYLLGDPTAKYAGRLTLNPIKHLELFGSFLVPLMTYFAGGFILGWAKPVPYNPYNLKNQRWGSAIVGVAGPFANLFVAVFFGLFLRFGIGAGFLPYSFFQILSSIVFINIILAVFNLVPIPPLDGSKLLFAVLPASLSNMQEFLEKFGFFLVLAFIIFFPGAILPIIEFLFSSVVGTGF
- the fusA gene encoding elongation factor G, encoding MRPYPLDRTRDIGIIAHIDAGKTTVSERVLFYTGVSHKIGEVHEGEAVMDWMDQERERGITITSAATTCFWKPTYLSDQTKNGENEYRINIIDTPGHVDFTVEVERSLRVLDGAVVVFDGVAGVESQSETVWRQADRHHVPRLCFINKMDRMGANFEKSLGSIYERLTPNAVAMTIPIGLESELKGVIDLMRMKAVYFEGAHGENLKVEEIPDELKSEAEKYRAVLLEKVSETDDALTEKYLEGKEISEEEIRRAMRSACISYKLVPVYCGSALKNKGVQLVLDAVVDFLPNPKETPPVKGTSVKTGEEIIREISDEAPLTVLAFKLQTDPYVGQLTFVRVYSGVLTSGSYVMNVRTGKNERIGRVLRMHAKHREEVKELYAGDIGAIVGLKETKTGDTLCNESDPIILEGITSPEAVVSMRIEPKTKADQEKMSMALHRLSEEDPTFKIKTDEETLETIISGMGELHLEVLVERMRREFKVDANVGRPQVAYKETIMNEAEAEGKYIRQSGGRGQYGHVRIRVAARERGKGFEFINSIKGGVIPQEFIPAVEKGMKEAMEKGVIAGFPLVDMSAELYDGSYHEVDSSEAAFKIAGSMALQEAVRRAKPIILEPIMKVEVVTPEKFFGDVTGSLNSRRGQIENMSDRLNLKVIDAKVPLSEMFGYVTTLRSLTEGRASFTMEFNCYERVPENIAGLIKEGKK